The following coding sequences lie in one Pseudoalteromonas sp. Scap06 genomic window:
- the cyoD gene encoding cytochrome o ubiquinol oxidase subunit IV translates to MSHSETHALEQMQSQHHDQSHGSVKTYLIGFVLSVILTAIPFWMVMEGDFSKVTTLWSIVTLAIVQIWVHLKYFLHLNFTTDEGKANTFTFLFSALIIVMVVGLSVWIIYESNAMMMY, encoded by the coding sequence ATGAGCCATAGCGAAACACATGCTTTAGAGCAAATGCAAAGCCAACATCATGATCAGTCACATGGTAGTGTTAAAACATACCTGATTGGCTTTGTCTTATCTGTGATTTTAACGGCCATTCCATTTTGGATGGTGATGGAGGGCGACTTTTCAAAGGTCACCACACTCTGGAGTATCGTTACTTTAGCAATCGTGCAAATTTGGGTGCATTTAAAATACTTTTTACACCTTAATTTCACCACTGATGAAGGTAAAGCAAATACCTTTACCTTCTTGTTTAGCGCGTTGATCATCGTCATGGTGGTTGGACTGTCTGTTTGGATCATTTATGAATCAAACGCAATGATGATGTATTAG
- the cyoB gene encoding cytochrome o ubiquinol oxidase subunit I encodes MSFLGKLSIDAIPFHEPIIMVTMAVIAIVGLIIAGLITKYKKWGVLWRDWITSVDHKRLGVMYILLALIMLFRGFSDAIMMRAQLALATSGAPGYLPPEHYDQIFTAHGVIMIIFMAMPFMIGLMNIVVPLQIGARDVAFPFLNNLSFWFTASGAILINLSLIFGEFAKTGWVAYPPLSELTFSPGVGVDYYIWALQISGLGTLLTAVNFLVTVFKMRAPGMTLMKMPIFTWACTWANILIAASFPILTAVLAMLTLDRYLDFHFFTNEAGGNAMMYINLFWAWGHPEVYILVLPAFGIFSEIVSTFTGKRLFGYKSMVYASGAISILGFIVWLHHFFTMGSSANVNAFFGVMTMVIAVPTGVKLFSWLFTIYRGRLRITVPVLWTLGFMVTFSIGGMTGVLLAIPGADYVLHNSLFLIAHFHNTIIGGAVFGYLAGFVFWFPKAMGFKLDERWGKASFWCWLIGFFVAFMPLYVLGFLGMTRRLNHSNNPDWNIWLYIAAVGAVIIMFGIICQVIQLYVSFKNREALDDTTGDPWNGHTLEWSTSSPPQYYNFAEIPHVDDIDTWTDMKEKGLAYQGKSSYSPIHIPKNTASGVFIAASLTAFCFAMIWHIWWLAGLGFIGAIALFINRAYTSDVDYYVQNDEILQIEGAHIASNTKEVSA; translated from the coding sequence ATGTCGTTTTTAGGTAAATTATCTATAGATGCAATTCCGTTTCATGAACCTATTATCATGGTGACCATGGCGGTGATTGCTATAGTCGGGCTTATTATAGCTGGATTAATAACAAAATATAAAAAATGGGGTGTGCTTTGGCGCGACTGGATCACCTCGGTTGATCATAAACGCTTAGGCGTTATGTACATTCTATTAGCGCTAATAATGCTGTTTCGTGGTTTTTCTGATGCTATTATGATGCGTGCGCAGTTAGCGCTTGCTACCAGTGGCGCGCCAGGTTATCTGCCACCAGAACATTACGACCAAATATTCACCGCTCATGGCGTTATTATGATCATATTTATGGCGATGCCATTTATGATTGGTTTAATGAATATTGTTGTACCACTGCAAATTGGTGCTCGCGATGTGGCTTTTCCATTTTTAAATAATTTAAGTTTTTGGTTTACTGCCAGTGGCGCCATTTTAATAAATTTATCACTTATATTTGGTGAGTTTGCTAAAACAGGCTGGGTTGCTTACCCACCGTTGTCGGAGTTGACCTTTAGCCCTGGGGTGGGGGTCGATTATTATATTTGGGCCTTGCAAATATCGGGGCTCGGTACGCTATTAACCGCTGTTAACTTCCTAGTGACAGTATTTAAAATGCGTGCCCCTGGTATGACACTGATGAAAATGCCAATTTTCACATGGGCATGTACATGGGCAAATATCTTAATTGCAGCATCATTTCCAATTTTAACCGCAGTGCTGGCCATGCTAACGCTAGACCGTTATTTAGATTTCCACTTCTTCACTAATGAAGCCGGCGGTAACGCCATGATGTATATCAACCTGTTTTGGGCATGGGGTCACCCAGAGGTATACATTTTAGTATTACCAGCTTTTGGTATCTTCTCTGAAATAGTGTCGACCTTCACTGGTAAACGTTTATTTGGTTATAAATCGATGGTATATGCCAGCGGTGCCATTTCTATTCTTGGTTTTATTGTATGGTTACATCACTTCTTTACTATGGGCTCAAGCGCTAATGTAAATGCTTTCTTTGGGGTGATGACCATGGTCATAGCTGTGCCTACTGGGGTTAAGTTATTTAGTTGGTTGTTTACTATTTACCGTGGCCGTTTGCGCATTACTGTTCCCGTACTGTGGACGCTTGGTTTTATGGTTACCTTTAGTATTGGTGGTATGACGGGAGTATTACTGGCAATCCCTGGTGCCGATTATGTATTGCATAACAGCTTATTTTTAATCGCTCATTTCCATAACACCATCATTGGTGGCGCAGTATTTGGCTACTTAGCCGGGTTTGTTTTTTGGTTTCCAAAAGCAATGGGCTTTAAGCTTGATGAGCGTTGGGGTAAAGCGTCATTTTGGTGTTGGTTAATCGGTTTCTTCGTAGCCTTTATGCCATTGTACGTACTCGGCTTTTTAGGCATGACGCGTCGCTTAAACCACTCTAATAATCCTGATTGGAATATCTGGCTTTATATTGCTGCGGTGGGTGCCGTGATTATTATGTTCGGTATTATTTGCCAAGTTATTCAGCTATATGTGAGCTTTAAAAACCGCGAAGCGCTTGATGATACCACTGGCGATCCTTGGAACGGTCACACCCTTGAATGGTCAACGTCATCACCACCGCAGTACTATAACTTTGCTGAAATCCCGCATGTTGATGATATTGATACATGGACTGACATGAAAGAAAAAGGCCTAGCTTATCAAGGTAAATCTAGCTATAGCCCAATTCATATACCAAAAAATACCGCATCGGGTGTGTTTATTGCTGCGAGTTTAACGGCGTTTTGTTTTGCCATGATCTGGCATATTTGGTGGCTAGCAGGGCTTGGTTTTATTGGCGCGATTGCGCTGTTTATTAACCGTGCTTACACCAGTGATGTAGATTACTACGTGCAAAACGATGAAATATTACAAATTGAAGGCGCGCATATTGCCAGTAACACGAAGGAGGTAAGCGCATGA
- the cyoC gene encoding cytochrome o ubiquinol oxidase subunit III, whose product MSTLSATQGHVNLEPHSVSHTHEHHDTSGDTIFGFWLYLMTDCLLFASFFATYAVLYMNTAGGVSGKDIFELDFVAVETAALLISSITFGFAMIAAQGQKKALTLGWLAVTFCLGAVFIGMEIYEFHHLIVHGNGPQQSAFLTSFFSLVGLHGLHVTAGLIWMSIMMIEVIKRGLGKQTVTRLSCLSLFWHFLDIVWICVFTVVYLMGAM is encoded by the coding sequence ATGAGTACGTTATCTGCAACTCAAGGCCATGTAAATTTAGAGCCTCATAGCGTAAGTCATACGCATGAACATCACGATACCTCAGGCGATACAATCTTTGGCTTTTGGCTTTATTTAATGACCGATTGCCTTTTATTTGCCTCATTTTTTGCAACCTACGCAGTGCTTTATATGAACACCGCAGGCGGTGTATCGGGCAAAGATATTTTTGAGCTTGATTTTGTTGCCGTTGAAACTGCGGCGCTACTTATAAGTAGTATTACTTTTGGTTTTGCCATGATTGCCGCTCAAGGGCAAAAAAAGGCGCTGACGCTTGGTTGGCTCGCGGTCACTTTTTGTTTAGGCGCGGTGTTTATTGGTATGGAAATTTATGAGTTTCATCATTTAATTGTTCATGGCAATGGCCCACAGCAAAGTGCTTTTTTAACATCGTTTTTCTCATTAGTGGGCTTGCATGGTTTACATGTAACTGCAGGCCTTATCTGGATGAGCATAATGATGATTGAGGTGATTAAGCGCGGTTTAGGTAAACAAACCGTCACGCGCTTAAGTTGCTTAAGCTTATTTTGGCACTTTTTAGATATTGTGTGGATTTGTGTATTTACCGTTGTTTATTTAATGGGGGCAATGTAA